Proteins from a genomic interval of Brachybacterium vulturis:
- the glgX gene encoding glycogen debranching protein GlgX, translated as MPADRATPPVAPTSPGLVVDEQGRGTFAVAAPRAHRVDLCVRRGAAEHRQRLRHVDGGLHWDHVSGMTPGTQYGLRVDGPWDPAAGLLCNPKKLLLDPWARGISHSSPLLRSFFPFEVDAMLDRVGDTAQRDGTDSGEDALWSVVVSDAFDWQNDLRPLVDWGSTVLYEMHVKGFTQLHPDLPPEQRGTYAGLGHPAVTSYLRDLGVTSIELLPIHAAMDEPHLTRLGLTNYWGYSTLSFFAPNPSLATAAAQNAGAQAVVDEVRTMVRSLHAAGFEVILDVVFNHTAEGGADGPSLSLRGLDNLEYYWTDHGRFVDVTGTGGTLDPRSVHVMDLILASLRYWVQEMHVDGFRFDLAATLGRDDHGFRPDHPLLRAIATDPVLRGVKLIAEPWDVGTGGWQTGNFPVPFAEWNDAFRDDVRAFWLSDRAMRERSGNDAIGGVRDLATRLAGSSDLLTGGDPLELPAGRSLRSPWASLNYVTAHDGFTLRDLTVFETKHNEANGEDNRDGTSDNRSYHHGHEGELPPRAEAVAEIEAARRRTARSILATLLLASGTPMLTAGDERLRTQQGNNNAYCQDNEISWMNWARTPRIDALGETVTRLLQLRGEHLQLRAPHFLRPADPAALDADQVAWFDGEGRPMTHEDWMDPSQHLLVMLRPAIRGRTGAEHLLVVLSSEPDAMRVTLPGAPWPQGSARVLLDTALETPEDLAPSPLTDRAVLVAPGAVVVLGITPDAAEGPAKRLS; from the coding sequence GTGCCTGCAGATCGTGCGACTCCCCCCGTCGCCCCCACCTCCCCCGGCCTGGTGGTCGACGAGCAGGGCCGCGGAACCTTCGCCGTCGCCGCGCCCCGGGCCCACCGCGTGGACCTGTGCGTCCGCCGGGGTGCCGCCGAGCACCGGCAGCGGCTGCGCCACGTCGACGGCGGTCTGCACTGGGACCACGTGAGCGGGATGACACCGGGCACGCAGTACGGGCTGCGCGTGGACGGCCCCTGGGACCCCGCGGCCGGGCTGCTGTGCAACCCGAAGAAGCTGCTGCTGGATCCATGGGCGCGCGGCATCTCGCATTCCTCCCCGCTGCTCCGCTCGTTCTTCCCCTTCGAGGTGGACGCGATGCTCGACCGCGTCGGGGACACGGCGCAGCGCGACGGGACCGACAGCGGCGAGGACGCCCTGTGGTCCGTGGTCGTCTCCGATGCCTTCGACTGGCAGAACGATCTGCGACCGCTCGTGGACTGGGGCTCCACGGTGCTCTACGAGATGCACGTCAAGGGATTCACCCAGCTGCATCCCGACCTGCCGCCCGAGCAGCGCGGCACCTACGCCGGACTGGGTCATCCGGCGGTGACGAGCTATCTGCGCGACCTGGGCGTGACCAGCATCGAGCTGCTGCCGATCCACGCGGCGATGGACGAGCCCCACCTGACCCGGCTGGGGCTGACGAACTACTGGGGCTACTCGACGCTGTCGTTCTTCGCCCCGAACCCGTCACTGGCCACCGCCGCGGCCCAGAACGCCGGCGCACAGGCCGTGGTCGACGAGGTCCGGACCATGGTGCGCAGCCTCCACGCGGCCGGCTTCGAGGTCATCCTCGACGTGGTCTTCAACCACACCGCCGAGGGAGGAGCGGACGGTCCCTCCCTCTCGCTGCGGGGCCTGGACAACCTCGAGTACTACTGGACCGACCACGGCCGGTTCGTCGACGTCACCGGGACCGGCGGCACCCTCGACCCGCGTTCGGTGCACGTGATGGACCTGATCCTCGCCTCCCTGCGCTACTGGGTCCAGGAGATGCATGTGGACGGCTTCCGCTTCGACCTCGCGGCGACGCTGGGGCGCGACGACCACGGCTTCCGCCCCGACCATCCGCTGCTGCGCGCCATCGCCACCGACCCGGTGCTGCGCGGGGTCAAGCTGATCGCCGAACCGTGGGACGTGGGCACCGGCGGCTGGCAGACCGGGAACTTCCCGGTGCCCTTCGCGGAATGGAACGACGCCTTCCGCGACGACGTGCGCGCCTTCTGGCTCTCGGACCGGGCGATGCGCGAGCGCTCGGGGAACGACGCGATCGGCGGGGTCCGCGACCTGGCGACCCGTCTGGCCGGCTCCAGCGATCTGCTCACCGGCGGTGACCCGCTCGAGCTGCCCGCCGGGCGCAGCCTGCGCTCGCCCTGGGCCTCGCTCAACTACGTCACCGCGCACGACGGATTCACCCTGCGGGACCTCACCGTCTTCGAGACCAAGCACAACGAGGCCAACGGCGAGGACAACCGCGACGGCACCTCCGACAACCGCTCCTACCACCACGGCCACGAGGGCGAGCTGCCCCCGCGCGCCGAGGCGGTCGCCGAGATCGAGGCCGCCCGTCGGCGCACCGCCCGCAGCATCCTGGCCACGCTGCTGCTCGCCTCGGGCACCCCGATGCTCACCGCCGGCGACGAACGGCTGCGCACCCAGCAGGGCAACAACAACGCCTACTGCCAGGACAACGAGATCTCCTGGATGAACTGGGCCCGCACCCCCCGCATCGACGCCCTCGGCGAGACCGTGACCCGGCTGCTCCAGCTGCGCGGCGAGCACCTCCAGCTGCGCGCCCCGCATTTCCTGCGCCCCGCAGATCCCGCCGCGCTGGATGCCGACCAGGTCGCCTGGTTCGACGGCGAGGGCCGTCCGATGACCCATGAGGACTGGATGGATCCCTCCCAGCACCTGCTGGTGATGCTCCGGCCCGCGATCCGGGGACGCACCGGCGCTGAGCACCTGCTGGTGGTGCTCTCCTCGGAGCCGGACGCGATGCGGGTCACGCTGCCGGGCGCTCCCTGGCCGCAGGGCAGTGCCCGCGTGCTGCTGGACACCGCGCTGGAGACGCCCGAGGATCTGGCCCCCTCCCCGCTGACCGATCGGGCCGTGCTGGTCGCGCCCGGGGCCGTGGTGGTCCTCGGGATCACGCCCGACGCCGCAGAGGGGCCTGCGAAGCGGCTATCGTGA